TCGTATTAAGGAAACCTACAGCTTCCGTTCTATTTTTGAAACgcattttccttcttctggtCTATATATCTACATGCATAATTGATTCATAGGGAGATACTATAAACCTGGCACCTTATTTTACTTTGACGCATGAAGCATGTAAAAATAAACGCGGCTTCTAATCTCCTTAGTACTTTCGTCTTTGTCGTCTTTGAATAGTGGCAAGTAATGCTTCATCTCAACCAATTCGGGAACAAATGCAAAATCTTGCTCCTCAGCCTTGTTAAAGAAATCCATATCCTCTTTGAATAGCCATGGTCTATGAGGGGAGAAAGTGACTAATACTTTCCCCGTTATAGGCGTCAACATTTGCTTGCACGATTTAAGCAACTTATAATGCTCAGTGTGGTTAAAAATGACATCGCTGAGAATGATTGTATCAAAAGTTACGGCATGCGTACTATCCAACTGAGCCATAATCTCTTTGGGATCATTGCCCCAAATAAATCCGACAGTTTTACAATTTGCATTGACATGATTTTGATCAATATTCTTTTGAATGTTGGATATTAGATCTGCGTCGGGGTAGTCAGTGGCCACCACCATTGAAGCACCCGATTTGGCACATATAAGTGAAGGTAAAGCGCCTCCAGCACCATATTCTAAAACATTTTTAGTTTTAACAAGGTCCTCCGTATGATTCTCCAAATATCCTGCTAAGTACTTGCATGCATTCGTTAAAATATGACCATACAACGGTGAGGAGCCGAGTAAATTTACGTATACGGGTTCTCCACTGCCTGATAGATGATAAGTGATCTCCTTGCCTTTTGGCGTAGGCACCACATAGCTTTCTGGCTCGGCGAACATCTGAATCGGCACtaactcatcatcatcggaCATTTTCTATGTCCAAATTCAAACGTAGAAGGATGATCACCGCTTCAGTGAGGTACCTCCAACCATTAAAAGTCCGTTGAAAATTTTCGGTCGAGTGAGGCTGAGAAAGGTCATATGCCCAACAGTCACATGATTTTACTAGTAAAacctttctgaagatgaagtaaGGACCTCTTTACTATTCGAAAAGAGGAATAGATGTAGCTACTGTTCTTTTAGTCCTTGGTCCCTTGAACGAGACCTTAGAGACAAGGATGGCCTAATTACCATCAATGATTTACAGCGATCTCAATTCTCGATCCTcacttgtttcttttttcttactTATTTATGGATCCTCCATGTGAaccaaaaaggaaagtaTGCGAGCCATCCAAAATTTTGGGTCAGAGTTAAGATTTTCCAAGCGCGTTAGGGCGGGCTAAAATGATCTGCAACCAAGCCACCTTCTCTGTATCGATTTAATAAATCTAAAATAAGTAGTGGACCATTGAAAGGAAAGGGGGGCGAGGGAAGGAAAAATTGTAGGCGGGGAAGAAAAAGGCGGACGTGGGTACCTATGCGAGAACGCTTTAGCACTGATTCCAAATagagaaatggaaaatCCCGAAAGGAACAATGATGTGCTACGAATGGAAAAATGTAAAGGATGAAAACCAGAGGTAACAGAACCAGTGTTTCAGGTTTTAAAGACAAGAAATGTCGGTTGTCGCATTTCCCTCATTTTTACAAAAGGTTGATGGCTATCCGTTACCACAAAACACCTCAAATCACGATTACTTGAAGAGCATCATTTAAGAAATGATTAAGCTTATCGAAATTGCTTTTTTCTCCACAATTTTCTTGGCTAATTATCCCGATTGAGAAGGTGTCAGTACGacctttttgaagatcatAATGGTGGGACTGTGTACTAGTTCCAAAAAAGCAATAAACTGATAGAGAAGTCGAGATTTATCACTCTAATTCAGCAGGGTGATTCGTAGCACACAGTCTAGAGGAAATAGCCCCACGGACTGCCATGTCAAGCGAATCAAGAAAGTAAAGAAATGTAGAAAGACTATGTAAGTTTAGATTGGCATAAAGCAATGAATTTTTGCACGCTTTGCTACACTCGTATAGATACATAAGCAATGAAATATGAAAGATGAAAGCTCAACACCCAATTcaagaaaggaaagaaaagctCAGCTCTCTGCTTCTTGTCTAATCGCAAAGGTTGTTTATATTAGCTATGACATAACTCAAAATTACATGATAATCAATGGAGCAGCGTTTCTATCGCCGGATTCCTTGTGGCTCATGAACTCGATAGTCTCATTATCAGACAATTTAAGAACCTTCTTAAATCTCTCTCCAATTGGTTTCAAAGCGGCACGATTGCAAGTCTTTGTCCACAAACCAATTCTGAAACCATTCTTTCTCACGTTCAAAACAACACCATTGACTTCATTTTGTTCATCGGGCTCGATTGTCTCTCCGATGACACTCAAAAGAGACCTGGTCCAAAGGTCATGGATATCTGCCTTTTTAGATCTGATTTGACACGACCACTTACCACCTTCAGCATTTGTTTTGTCTTCCCACTCTGGCTTAATATCATCTCTAAAAAGATGGTAATCTGACTTCATTGGAAGATCGGCAGCCTTTGGAACGGCGTGATAGACACCCCAAAACTCTTCAACTGTATTGAAAGAAACTATAGGCTTCAACAAGTCTGCCCAGCTCTCACTGTTATCAACAGCTGGTTTTGTATACCACAAGGTCCATTTGGAGTTAAGTGGATGCTTGACTGTAAACTCTTCCTTGTTTTCTAACACGGtaacttctttcttctcctcgGATTCCCCTGGCTTTGTAGTTTCTTtagtctcttcttcagcccCTGTTTCTGGGGCACCTTCCGATTCTGGAATTTCTTCAGCCTTCGTTGCGTCCTCAGAATCCTCGGCCTTTTCCGATAATGATAACTCTTGCGTTTTCTTGTTAAGTTCTTCCTCAGACATGCTATAGGTACTATTTCCGTATGTTTCACGAGCGCTAATGATTGTCAGACTGAACAAAGAGAgttcaatctccttcttttaGAGATCGCtgagaaaattttttctttgctaGGCTTTTGGCCATAATTGGTTTGGACACGACTATCAAAAGATAGAACTTATAGAGGAAGATTATATGAGAGAGACCACTAACTCTCAATCAACCCAAACTTCAAGTCATCTTGCCAGATGAACATAATTACAGATCGTGGCTTGGCCCAGAATACTCAGAAACTTCATGGAGTTAATCCTGTACTACTAATAGAGAAGATCCTTCGAGAGCGCATTCTTGATTCTCTCTATTGGCAGAAAGACTGTGTTCCTTTGAATATTCTCACTCTTCTAGATGAGACTGTTTTACACGTCCATCTTTTAGGCACATATTCAAATACAGGTAGAACAAGACCAACGAGATTCATTTGCATCACATTAAAACTCCTTCAGTTGCAACCACGTGATGATATCGTTGATTACCTAACTGTACAAGCAGACTTCAAGTACCTCACTGCATTGTCTGCCCTATATATAAGACTTACTAGACCAAGTGTACAGATATATGAAAAACTAGAACCTTTATTAAACGATCGACGCAAAATCAACTATTACTACGATAACGAAGCCCGCGTGATGCATATGGATGAATATATAGATGGACTA
This sequence is a window from Brettanomyces nanus chromosome 3, complete sequence. Protein-coding genes within it:
- a CDS encoding uncharacterized protein (BUSCO:EOG09343PRK); this translates as MSEEELNKKTQELSLSEKAEDSEDATKAEEIPESEGAPETGAEEETKETTKPGESEEKKEVTVLENKEEFTVKHPLNSKWTLWYTKPAVDNSESWADLLKPIVSFNTVEEFWGVYHAVPKAADLPMKSDYHLFRDDIKPEWEDKTNAEGGKWSCQIRSKKADIHDLWTRSLLSVIGETIEPDEQNEVNGVVLNVRKNGFRIGLWTKTCNRAALKPIGERFKKVLKLSDNETIEFMSHKESGDRNAAPLIIM